The following are encoded in a window of Rosa chinensis cultivar Old Blush chromosome 4, RchiOBHm-V2, whole genome shotgun sequence genomic DNA:
- the LOC112197301 gene encoding probable indole-3-pyruvate monooxygenase YUCCA10, which produces MILLNFLPVNMVDRFVSFLAMFSYSDLPSYGIHQPAEGPFFYKTLTGKTLVIDRGTIKKIRSQKIKVFPGIEKIHNNIVEFKNGALQRFDAIVLATGYRSVAHNWLKDYKFIFNEDDKPKNKYPNHWKGEKGVYCVGFTGRGIQGISSDSKAVAEDIYQLVMAQKSTYAARMV; this is translated from the exons ATGATACTGTTGAATTTCCTCCCGGTGAATATGGTAGACAGGTTCGTTTCATTTCTTGCCATGTTTAGCTACAGTGATCTGCCCAGCTATGGGATTCATCAACCAGCTGAAGGCCCTTTTTTCTACAAAACACTTACTGGAAAGACTCTGGTAATCGATCGTGGAACTATCAAGAAAATTCGCTCCCAAAAGATTAAG GTTTTCCCAGGAATAGAGAAGATACACAACAATATTGTGGAATTCAAAAATGGTGCCCTCCAGCGTTTCGATGCCATTGTGTTGGCAACTGGTTATCGAAGCGTTGCGCACAACTGGCTCAAg GATTATAAGTTCATTTTTAATGAGGATGACAAGCCTAAGAACAAGTATCCAAACCACTGGAAAGGAGAAAAGGGCGTCTACTGTGTTGGATTCACAGGGAGAGGAATTCAAGGGATTTCGTCGGATTCTAAGGCTGTTGCTGAAGATATCTATCAGCTTGTAATGGCACAGAAATCCACTTATGCTGCAAGAATGGTTTAG